A stretch of Treponema vincentii F0403 DNA encodes these proteins:
- a CDS encoding methionine ABC transporter ATP-binding protein, which yields MPYGTVCMVELKNLSKTYHLTNHVIEAIKDVSLTVNDGEIFGVIGYS from the coding sequence ATGCCTTACGGGACGGTGTGTATGGTAGAGCTGAAAAATCTTAGTAAAACATATCATCTCACAAATCATGTAATTGAAGCGATTAAAGACGTATCGCTTACGGTGAATGACGGTGAGATTTTTGGAGTTATCGGATATTCCTGA
- a CDS encoding MetQ/NlpA family ABC transporter substrate-binding protein — protein MRCVNLLEVPDSGTITVKRKALQFAIPNDGTNMSRGIKLLESAGLIEVKVPLDLICYVL, from the coding sequence GTGCGGTGCGTTAATTTACTCGAAGTGCCCGATAGCGGGACTATTACGGTCAAACGCAAAGCACTGCAGTTTGCCATTCCGAATGACGGTACGAATATGAGCCGCGGTATAAAGCTTTTGGAATCGGCCGGTCTTATCGAAGTAAAGGTTCCCTTAGATTTAATTTGCTATGTATTATGA
- a CDS encoding M20 metallopeptidase family protein, translating into MNKTERERITAHIREDPPYIVALRRHFHRHPEIAKEEFHTAERIEAELDKIGLVHRRVGETEVYAEIQGKKPGKTLVTPCRYRCPAYSRDAYLRIYVKYSGTNACLRARCSYGVSYWCGTDSCCVPVGSVVVMPGPNNASVDWFKITVHGAPAHVSTPQLGVDAVYIASQIVVALQALVTRCTSPMDNVLIGVGKVTAGDAYNIIAQKAEPTAIEAFGQEHVITQRKPSLGGDDFAEYILKVPGVYAYIGSGNAARKETTVAHHDSMFDIDEDCLTTAVTLYVLYTLDYLTGAV; encoded by the coding sequence ATGAACAAGACTGAACGAGAGCGCATAACCGCACATATCCGCGAGGATCCTCCGTATATTGTTGCATTACGACGCCACTTTCATAGGCATCCGGAAATTGCAAAAGAGGAGTTTCATACTGCCGAACGGATTGAAGCGGAACTCGATAAGATCGGTCTTGTTCATCGGCGTGTCGGAGAAACCGAGGTATATGCGGAAATCCAAGGGAAAAAACCCGGGAAGACGCTGGTAACCCCGTGCCGATATCGATGCCCTGCCTATTCAAGAGACGCATACCTGCGAATATATGTCAAGTATTCCGGGACGAATGCATGCCTGCGGGCACGATGCTCATACGGCGTCTCTTATTGGTGCGGCACGGATTCTTGCTGCGTGCCGGTCGGCTCCGTGGTAGTAATGCCCGGTCCGAATAACGCGAGTGTCGATTGGTTTAAGATAACGGTACATGGTGCGCCTGCGCACGTGTCGACGCCTCAGCTCGGTGTGGATGCCGTCTATATAGCAAGCCAGATTGTGGTTGCACTTCAAGCCCTTGTTACCCGTTGTACATCCCCAATGGATAATGTGCTTATCGGAGTAGGCAAGGTAACCGCAGGCGACGCTTACAATATTATCGCGCAAAAGGCCGAACCTACGGCTATTGAGGCCTTTGGACAAGAGCACGTAATAACGCAACGTAAACCCTCGCTCGGCGGCGATGATTTTGCCGAGTATATTCTTAAAGTACCCGGCGTATATGCCTATATCGGCAGCGGTAATGCTGCCAGAAAAGAAACTACCGTAGCTCATCATGATTCGATGTTCGATATCGACGAAGACTGCCTAACAACAGCAGTAACGTTGTACGTGCTTTATACATTGGATTATTTAACAGGAGCCGTATAA
- a CDS encoding lipid II:glycine glycyltransferase FemX: MNTLTIKECTDIAAKPPAQHFLQSRFWAEFKKQQGWTYRQYEVHAAGTRSFLLTVLLRQLKPFGYLAYIPMGPDILITSDSSLPETAEKRGTSLANLAEKLVPLLPPYVFLIRFDPPWECAIKSGKARKVQEAYSQNFPLIPCTDGKTPCRLRKAVSDIQPPDTVQLDLQQPLDALLNACKPKWRYNIRLAEKKGVQVRCFSGSQAEEVIPVFYQLYRETAVRDGIAIHTENYYRSLCRLAAARASDSEHILISVYIAYFEEKPLAAIITLFSPAEAVYLYGASSNEHRNLMPAYLLQWQAIQDAQKYGSRSYDFYGIPPTDDPAHPMHGLYRFKTGFGGAIIHRVGTLDIPVRGCRYCLYSFAERLRAFWFKTLKKKLRVRKT; encoded by the coding sequence ATGAACACATTGACGATAAAAGAATGCACTGATATTGCAGCAAAACCGCCTGCTCAACATTTTTTGCAGAGCCGTTTTTGGGCGGAGTTTAAAAAACAGCAGGGGTGGACATACCGGCAATACGAGGTACATGCAGCCGGCACCCGTTCTTTTTTGCTCACCGTGCTGTTGCGGCAATTAAAACCGTTCGGCTACTTGGCTTATATTCCGATGGGGCCGGATATTCTCATCACCAGTGATTCAAGCCTCCCTGAAACGGCAGAAAAACGGGGCACGTCCCTTGCAAACCTTGCGGAAAAACTGGTGCCGTTATTGCCTCCGTATGTTTTTTTAATCCGGTTTGACCCACCGTGGGAATGTGCAATAAAAAGCGGAAAAGCGAGAAAAGTGCAGGAAGCGTATTCTCAAAACTTTCCGCTTATTCCCTGTACCGATGGTAAGACACCGTGCCGTTTGCGTAAAGCGGTTTCAGATATTCAGCCCCCCGATACGGTGCAACTCGATTTACAGCAGCCTCTTGATGCGCTGCTCAATGCATGCAAACCGAAGTGGCGTTATAATATCCGGCTTGCCGAAAAAAAAGGCGTACAAGTACGCTGTTTTTCCGGCAGCCAAGCGGAAGAAGTTATTCCGGTTTTTTATCAGCTCTACCGAGAAACCGCAGTAAGAGACGGTATTGCCATTCATACCGAAAATTATTACCGATCGCTTTGCCGGCTTGCTGCCGCCCGTGCTTCTGATTCCGAGCACATCCTTATTTCAGTTTATATCGCTTACTTTGAAGAAAAACCGCTTGCAGCAATCATTACGCTTTTTTCTCCTGCCGAAGCGGTATATCTGTACGGCGCTTCCTCGAATGAACACCGAAATCTTATGCCCGCATACCTCTTGCAGTGGCAGGCAATTCAGGATGCTCAAAAATACGGCAGCCGCTCTTATGATTTCTACGGAATTCCCCCTACCGATGACCCCGCCCATCCCATGCACGGCCTTTACCGCTTTAAAACGGGATTTGGGGGAGCTATTATCCATCGGGTTGGAACGCTAGACATTCCCGTACGAGGCTGCCGTTATTGCCTATACTCCTTTGCCGAACGGCTTCGGGCATTTTGGTTTAAAACGCTCAAAAAAAAGCTTCGCGTTCGAAAAACATAA
- a CDS encoding metallophosphoesterase family protein — translation MRIRYFLFCILFFSSMSCSLGVQQAFWRPHPVDARSTEVAKLNAVEFPFIGSPMSLKYDCLILADIHFGNKRHPAWQKLFFASLKQYRETHSTPMLFCIILGDVAHHGFAAEYETVKAFEQRIAEENRLPAYGDIPMPVYNVVGNHDLYNSGWKLWQQTCYPHKSSYYFETKKLEWYFLDTASGTLGRPQFYNLKEKFRDSSKTKFIFTHYPLYSNGIVYFSLSNPRERAELISLFAQTHVKLYCSGHYHPGAYYDYAGFQEYTVKSFGSFGKYHILHVDESGEEPAFSIETISLL, via the coding sequence ATGCGCATAAGATATTTTCTTTTCTGTATTCTGTTTTTTAGCTCGATGAGTTGCTCATTAGGCGTTCAGCAAGCTTTTTGGCGGCCGCATCCCGTTGATGCGCGGTCAACGGAAGTGGCAAAACTGAACGCTGTTGAGTTTCCGTTTATCGGCAGTCCAATGTCGTTAAAATATGATTGCTTGATCCTTGCGGACATTCATTTTGGGAATAAAAGGCATCCTGCATGGCAAAAACTGTTTTTTGCCTCTTTAAAACAATACCGAGAGACGCATTCAACACCGATGCTGTTTTGTATCATTCTCGGCGATGTGGCTCATCACGGTTTTGCGGCTGAATACGAGACTGTTAAGGCGTTTGAACAGCGCATTGCCGAGGAAAATAGACTGCCGGCTTACGGGGATATTCCGATGCCGGTGTATAATGTCGTCGGGAATCATGATCTCTATAATTCCGGTTGGAAATTGTGGCAGCAAACATGCTATCCGCATAAAAGTTCCTATTATTTTGAAACAAAAAAACTGGAATGGTATTTTTTAGACACTGCAAGCGGTACATTAGGTAGACCTCAGTTTTATAACTTAAAAGAAAAATTCCGGGACTCTTCAAAAACGAAATTTATTTTTACCCATTACCCGCTGTACAGTAACGGTATTGTGTATTTCAGCCTTTCCAATCCCCGTGAGCGTGCCGAACTTATTTCGCTTTTTGCACAGACACACGTAAAGTTATATTGCAGCGGGCACTATCATCCCGGAGCATACTACGACTATGCAGGATTCCAAGAGTATACCGTAAAATCCTTTGGTTCATTCGGCAAATATCATATTTTGCATGTTGATGAGTCAGGGGAAGAACCTGCTTTCAGTATAGAAACTATTTCCCTATTATAA
- a CDS encoding FmdB family zinc ribbon protein, giving the protein MPTYDYMCDSCKITFEVQHKMTDNPVIVCPQCGAPAHQILSAGFGLNFTGKGFYQTDTRNTASSVPSSAGKTDRNPAAAEKNVTTPHSCTGGCGCSNSCACSS; this is encoded by the coding sequence ATGCCTACTTATGACTATATGTGCGATTCTTGCAAGATAACATTTGAAGTTCAGCACAAAATGACCGATAATCCCGTCATTGTTTGTCCGCAATGCGGAGCACCCGCCCACCAAATATTGTCTGCAGGATTTGGGTTAAACTTTACCGGCAAAGGCTTTTACCAAACCGATACACGGAACACGGCATCATCGGTACCTTCTTCCGCAGGAAAAACCGATAGAAATCCTGCTGCGGCCGAAAAAAACGTTACGACGCCGCATAGCTGCACCGGCGGCTGCGGTTGCTCAAACAGCTGTGCTTGTTCAAGCTAA
- a CDS encoding double zinc ribbon domain-containing protein — MNKQPKFFCENCNAEVRRDAVICPNCGRFFASVRCPACGFTGTHKEFKDGCPSCGYAFSPDVQENKKHNVKKRKKKFRIVQFTGHKDTTSTDTDPLPLWVYGLVLLLCAILTLIFILY, encoded by the coding sequence ATGAATAAACAACCTAAATTTTTTTGTGAAAATTGTAATGCAGAAGTTCGCCGTGATGCAGTAATCTGCCCGAATTGCGGTCGTTTTTTTGCCTCGGTACGTTGTCCTGCCTGTGGATTTACGGGAACTCACAAAGAATTTAAAGACGGATGCCCTTCATGCGGTTACGCGTTTAGTCCTGATGTGCAAGAGAATAAAAAACATAATGTAAAAAAAAGAAAAAAGAAATTTCGTATTGTTCAGTTTACCGGACATAAAGATACTACCAGTACCGATACCGATCCTTTACCTTTGTGGGTATACGGGCTGGTTCTTTTACTGTGCGCAATCCTCACCCTCATTTTCATCTTATATTAA
- the uraA gene encoding uracil permease, translating to MKKIYQVDEKVPASLFLPLSLQHTFAMFGASVLVPIIFQIDPGIVLLMNGVGTLLFILIGKGKAPAYLGSSFAFLGPAGLIISSMGFQYALGAFVVTGLLGCLIALIIYKFGSSWIDIILPPAAMGSVVALIGFELVGLTIRGGNIGANIMTDSVATADIVVFFITLGVAVFGSVLFRGFFSTIPILIAIIAGYAASVFFGLVDFTPIKEAGLFTLPHFQLPKFDIKAILTMLPVLLVITSEHISHQVVTSNIIKRDLLKDPGLHRTIFADNFSTALSGMVGGVPTTTYGENIGVMAVTGVYSVYVIGGAAVISILMAFISPLAAIIQTIPGDVIGGVTFLLYGMIGASGIRLLVDSKIDYSKPKNLMLTSVVFTTGLSGISIRLGQIEFKGMVLASAVAVLMSLIFYIFEKINALES from the coding sequence ATGAAAAAAATCTATCAGGTAGATGAAAAAGTACCGGCAAGTCTTTTTCTTCCGCTCAGTCTGCAGCACACATTTGCAATGTTCGGTGCATCGGTTCTGGTTCCCATTATTTTCCAAATCGATCCGGGTATAGTACTGCTGATGAACGGAGTAGGCACGCTGCTTTTTATCCTTATCGGTAAGGGAAAAGCACCGGCTTATTTAGGTTCAAGTTTTGCGTTTTTAGGGCCTGCCGGACTGATTATTTCAAGCATGGGATTTCAATATGCGCTCGGTGCCTTTGTGGTAACGGGACTGCTTGGATGTCTTATCGCTTTGATTATCTATAAATTCGGTTCATCATGGATTGATATTATCCTACCCCCTGCAGCAATGGGTTCGGTCGTTGCGCTTATTGGGTTTGAATTGGTAGGACTTACCATCCGTGGCGGCAATATCGGCGCCAATATTATGACCGATAGCGTTGCTACCGCAGATATCGTCGTCTTTTTTATAACCCTCGGCGTTGCAGTATTCGGGTCGGTGCTTTTTAGAGGCTTCTTTTCCACTATTCCAATTCTTATCGCAATTATTGCCGGATACGCAGCTTCCGTCTTTTTTGGATTAGTCGACTTTACACCGATTAAAGAAGCGGGACTTTTTACCCTTCCCCATTTTCAGCTGCCTAAATTCGACATCAAAGCAATTTTAACAATGCTTCCGGTACTGCTTGTCATCACCAGTGAGCATATCAGCCATCAGGTAGTTACCTCAAACATTATTAAACGCGACCTTCTTAAAGATCCGGGATTACACCGCACTATCTTTGCAGACAACTTCTCCACAGCGCTTTCGGGTATGGTCGGCGGCGTTCCCACGACAACATACGGGGAGAACATCGGTGTTATGGCTGTTACCGGTGTATACAGCGTGTACGTTATCGGGGGAGCAGCCGTCATTTCCATCCTGATGGCCTTTATCAGCCCGCTTGCAGCAATTATTCAAACCATACCGGGCGATGTTATCGGCGGCGTAACGTTCTTATTATACGGTATGATCGGTGCATCCGGTATCCGGCTCTTGGTTGACTCAAAAATAGATTATTCCAAACCGAAAAACTTGATGCTGACATCCGTTGTCTTTACAACCGGATTAAGCGGCATATCCATTAGGCTGGGACAAATCGAGTTTAAAGGCATGGTACTTGCCTCCGCCGTTGCGGTATTGATGAGTTTAATCTTTTATATCTTTGAAAAAATAAACGCCTTAGAATCTTAA
- the rpsD gene encoding 30S ribosomal protein S4 — protein sequence MATRQPKGKLVRRFGSNIFGNPKYSKLLDRKPNAPGKERGAKQRGKLSVYGEQLKEKQKFRFAYGMSERQFSNLFQKALKMSGVTGDNMLSLMEQRLDNTIYRMGFAVSRAQARQMVSHAYFLLNGKPANIPSMRVKVGDVITTKDKKGFQNLIRHNLSTVQGGKGSWLSVNDENLSATVTTLPTPADIQPVGNIQYVVEFYSR from the coding sequence ATGGCAACGAGACAGCCGAAAGGTAAATTGGTCCGCCGGTTCGGATCAAATATTTTTGGAAATCCTAAGTACAGTAAGTTATTGGATAGAAAACCGAATGCGCCCGGAAAGGAACGCGGCGCTAAACAACGCGGAAAGCTCTCCGTTTACGGTGAACAGTTAAAAGAAAAACAGAAATTCCGCTTTGCTTATGGGATGTCCGAACGTCAGTTCAGCAATCTGTTCCAAAAGGCATTGAAGATGTCCGGCGTTACCGGCGATAATATGCTTTCTTTAATGGAGCAGCGGTTAGACAATACCATTTATCGAATGGGCTTTGCAGTAAGCCGTGCGCAAGCGCGCCAGATGGTTTCCCATGCGTATTTCTTACTGAACGGTAAACCAGCAAATATCCCGTCCATGCGGGTTAAAGTCGGCGATGTTATCACAACCAAAGATAAGAAAGGTTTTCAAAACCTTATCCGGCACAACTTGAGCACCGTGCAAGGAGGAAAAGGTTCGTGGCTTTCCGTTAACGATGAAAATCTCTCTGCAACGGTAACAACGCTGCCGACTCCTGCCGATATACAGCCTGTTGGAAATATTCAGTATGTTGTTGAATTCTATTCTCGATAA
- a CDS encoding YggS family pyridoxal phosphate-dependent enzyme, whose protein sequence is MENTIQENIRHIMERINTACKKAGRDPKELQLLLATKTVEPERILQAFSCGCTLIGENKVQELHDKYEALSAVPHTAHFIGHLQSNKIKEVIRYVQCIQSIDNLDTAQKLEQRLAQEGRSIEILVQVNTSAEESKFGCKPGDAENLVKAIAALPHLNIRGFMTIGLFSGEEDKVRACFRCLKHVQKQVAEMKLPNISTDVLSMGMSGDLEIAIEEGSTMLRIGTAVFGERHYPDTHYWPA, encoded by the coding sequence ATGGAAAACACTATTCAAGAAAACATCCGGCATATTATGGAACGGATTAATACAGCTTGTAAGAAGGCGGGGCGCGACCCAAAAGAACTTCAGCTGCTGCTTGCAACAAAAACCGTTGAGCCGGAGCGGATTCTGCAGGCTTTTTCTTGCGGATGCACCTTAATAGGCGAAAACAAGGTGCAGGAGCTGCACGATAAATATGAAGCGCTTTCTGCAGTTCCCCATACGGCACATTTTATCGGGCATTTACAATCGAATAAGATTAAGGAGGTTATCCGGTATGTGCAATGCATACAATCAATTGATAATCTCGATACGGCACAGAAATTGGAACAGCGGCTTGCGCAGGAAGGGCGCAGCATCGAAATTTTAGTACAGGTGAATACTTCGGCGGAAGAAAGTAAATTCGGCTGTAAGCCCGGGGATGCAGAAAACTTGGTAAAAGCAATAGCTGCCTTGCCTCACCTTAATATTCGAGGATTTATGACCATCGGGTTGTTTTCCGGAGAAGAAGATAAGGTACGCGCATGCTTCCGCTGCCTTAAACACGTGCAAAAGCAGGTTGCCGAAATGAAGCTTCCGAATATTTCTACCGATGTTCTTTCGATGGGAATGTCGGGAGATTTGGAAATTGCAATTGAAGAAGGTTCGACAATGCTTCGCATCGGAACGGCCGTATTCGGCGAACGCCATTATCCCGATACTCACTATTGGCCAGCTTAG
- a CDS encoding arginine repressor, which yields MKQRLTRLKTIRKLIKSYPIESQEMLLGYLDREGFSVTQATLSRDLKMLKVSKVSNGKGDYVYTVPSEDHPHETEQAGIQDFLRGYISIDYSGNMAVIKTYSGHTELISMALENMGFESVLGIIAGRDNCVFICLREGVSGEQFLRELKDRIPELED from the coding sequence GTGAAACAGCGGCTGACAAGATTAAAAACAATCAGAAAACTGATAAAATCATATCCGATTGAATCTCAGGAAATGCTGCTCGGTTATTTGGATCGCGAAGGATTTTCCGTGACACAGGCGACCTTATCGCGCGATTTAAAGATGCTGAAGGTCAGCAAGGTCTCCAACGGAAAAGGTGATTATGTTTACACGGTTCCGAGTGAAGACCATCCTCATGAAACCGAGCAGGCCGGCATTCAGGATTTTTTACGCGGGTATATTTCTATAGATTATTCGGGAAATATGGCGGTTATCAAAACCTATTCGGGACATACCGAACTTATTTCGATGGCGCTCGAAAATATGGGGTTTGAATCCGTCCTCGGTATTATTGCGGGCAGAGATAATTGCGTATTTATTTGTTTGAGAGAAGGCGTAAGCGGCGAACAGTTTTTACGCGAGCTGAAAGACCGCATCCCCGAATTAGAAGACTGA
- the queA gene encoding tRNA preQ1(34) S-adenosylmethionine ribosyltransferase-isomerase QueA: protein MFTKDFDFDLPKELIAQYPSAERGNDRLLVLNRRTGALTDAVFSDLPDFLPPDCLMVFNNTKVRHARLYARTGSGEAEFLLIEPLDEGFVWKTIVKRAKRQREGKEYIFDDGTRAVLIPPPSPNAAETDCKYIRFDRCIDDRWLEANGHIPLPPYIKRGDTDEDAERYQTVYAKNTGSVAAPTAGLHFTEPILQELDKRHIARTAVTLHVGLGTFLPVRTEVVEEHTMHSEKFFISDETAAAVEEAHRAGKTILAVGTTSVRTLESAWKSDTQQLSRGMHATDIFIYPGFRFGLTGALLTNFHTPQSSLVMLVSAFAGRDNIFAAYRHAIEKKYRFFSYGDAMLIL from the coding sequence ATGTTTACAAAAGATTTTGATTTTGACCTACCGAAAGAATTAATTGCACAATATCCTTCAGCAGAACGCGGAAATGACCGGCTGCTTGTATTAAATAGACGGACAGGGGCTTTAACCGATGCCGTGTTCTCCGATTTACCCGATTTTTTGCCGCCTGATTGTTTAATGGTGTTTAACAATACAAAGGTACGCCATGCCCGTTTGTATGCCCGTACCGGAAGCGGTGAAGCCGAGTTTTTGCTGATTGAGCCGCTCGATGAAGGCTTTGTCTGGAAAACCATAGTCAAGCGCGCCAAACGGCAGCGGGAGGGGAAGGAGTACATCTTTGACGACGGCACCCGTGCCGTGCTGATTCCACCCCCTTCCCCCAATGCAGCGGAAACCGATTGCAAATATATACGATTCGACCGCTGCATTGATGACCGTTGGCTGGAAGCCAACGGTCATATCCCGCTGCCGCCGTATATCAAGCGCGGCGATACGGATGAAGATGCCGAGCGGTATCAAACCGTATACGCAAAAAACACCGGTTCGGTCGCAGCACCCACCGCCGGTCTTCATTTTACGGAACCTATTCTGCAGGAATTGGATAAACGGCATATTGCGCGTACCGCCGTAACGCTGCATGTCGGGCTCGGTACGTTTTTGCCGGTTCGGACTGAGGTTGTCGAAGAGCACACGATGCACTCAGAAAAATTCTTTATTTCGGATGAAACGGCGGCGGCGGTGGAAGAGGCGCACAGAGCAGGAAAAACCATCCTTGCAGTGGGAACCACTTCCGTCAGAACGCTTGAATCCGCGTGGAAATCCGATACGCAGCAGCTGAGCCGTGGGATGCATGCAACCGATATTTTTATTTATCCGGGATTCCGGTTCGGCCTTACCGGTGCGCTTCTTACCAACTTTCATACCCCGCAATCGAGCTTGGTTATGCTGGTATCCGCCTTTGCAGGCCGCGACAATATCTTTGCAGCCTACCGCCATGCAATAGAAAAAAAATACCGCTTCTTCTCTTACGGCGACGCCATGCTTATCCTGTAA
- a CDS encoding DHH family phosphoesterase, whose protein sequence is MADIITPAVPQELIDFLHSYPMFLIAGHKEPDGDCIGSSIAMSLFLQRLGKKTKMLSAGPFQRPEIKTYELLFSAQVPKELMQSPEKTGVIIVDCSGIERTGDIAEQLTSFSSICIDHHATNTTKEAGSLVYADAPSTTFIIQTIIETMTGSVTREEAEMLFFGLCTDTGFFRHLDERSGEVFAHTARLVQAGANPKYTFAAINGGKSFGSRTLISRVLARMKPYYGGKLIVSYETYQDKREIGIENRDSDMAYQLIQSIAGVKAICIVRQDTETHCSVGFRSLDTVDVSIIASSFGGGGHKQAAGLYIEGIAEQLIPKFVAAFAPQMEKEV, encoded by the coding sequence ATGGCTGATATTATTACACCTGCCGTTCCGCAGGAATTAATCGATTTTTTACATTCCTATCCGATGTTCCTCATTGCCGGTCATAAAGAACCGGACGGCGATTGTATCGGGAGCAGTATCGCGATGTCGCTTTTTTTACAACGGCTGGGGAAAAAGACCAAGATGCTTTCTGCAGGCCCCTTCCAACGCCCGGAAATAAAGACTTACGAACTGCTATTTTCCGCACAGGTTCCGAAAGAGCTTATGCAAAGTCCTGAAAAAACAGGCGTTATCATTGTTGACTGTTCGGGGATAGAGAGAACCGGCGATATTGCCGAACAGCTTACGAGTTTTTCTTCAATCTGCATCGATCATCACGCTACCAACACGACAAAAGAAGCAGGTTCGCTGGTATATGCGGATGCACCTTCAACAACATTTATTATTCAAACGATTATCGAAACGATGACCGGTTCCGTAACGCGGGAAGAAGCGGAGATGCTGTTCTTCGGGCTTTGCACCGACACCGGCTTTTTCCGCCATTTGGATGAGCGGAGCGGTGAAGTTTTTGCCCATACGGCGCGGCTGGTACAAGCAGGCGCTAATCCTAAATACACATTTGCAGCGATTAACGGCGGTAAATCTTTCGGTTCGCGGACGCTCATTTCCCGCGTATTAGCCCGGATGAAGCCGTATTATGGCGGAAAACTCATCGTTTCGTATGAAACATATCAGGACAAACGGGAAATCGGTATCGAAAACAGAGATTCCGATATGGCATATCAGCTGATTCAAAGTATTGCAGGCGTAAAGGCGATTTGTATTGTCCGACAGGATACGGAAACACACTGCAGCGTAGGCTTCCGCTCCCTCGATACCGTCGATGTCAGCATTATCGCATCTTCGTTCGGCGGCGGCGGACATAAGCAGGCTGCAGGTCTTTATATAGAAGGAATTGCCGAACAGCTGATCCCCAAGTTTGTCGCGGCGTTTGCTCCGCAGATGGAAAAAGAAGTATAG